In one Gemmatimonadaceae bacterium genomic region, the following are encoded:
- a CDS encoding diguanylate cyclase, with translation MIAAVEIAPDLVERVDALTSRADTLRFRLAGEGLALAEEALALARSAGYRLGEARALRVATTYSTRQLRLDRALEDATRAAAIFNELGERTEYAATLMAIGGVHIRRGDIPAAARYHVEALELQCAVGDRAGEAATRNSLGTVHSVAGDIASALEQYRAAIDLFEGLGDASGASVATLNIGSALGSLGQFTESLAYHERALMHYLRTGESVNALLAHNNVGWAHARLGNRDSALEHYEAALHLARGMSDSEAEISVLENMGRLHYDKGDAENALGIFRRVLVISEAQRASVHEAEAHLRIGESLARLGEHEAALSALSLALARATSCGAHQLLSEAHRALVSVYEDLGAPEAALCHYKTFHALREELHGAQAERRVLSVMLQAEVREKERETNFLRERNATLDAANEEKSRLLAQLEAQAAELERVSREDALTGLRNRRDLDERLPLEWERARRFKHPLSVALADVDHFKAINDNHSHATGDAVLQAVARIVREHTRKVDVTARYGGEEFVILLVETPLSGALTVCENIREAVASHDWSSIAPGLAVTISIGIAAGDHTASASAAIADADALLYVAKRSGRNRVVS, from the coding sequence GTGATCGCCGCCGTCGAGATTGCGCCCGACCTCGTGGAACGTGTGGACGCGTTGACGTCGCGCGCCGACACGCTGCGATTTCGCCTGGCGGGCGAAGGCCTCGCGCTGGCCGAAGAGGCGTTGGCACTCGCGCGATCGGCGGGATATCGCCTGGGCGAGGCGCGCGCATTGCGCGTGGCGACGACATATTCGACGCGCCAGCTCCGGCTCGACCGCGCGCTCGAGGACGCGACGCGCGCCGCGGCGATCTTCAACGAGCTCGGAGAGCGCACCGAATACGCGGCGACCCTCATGGCGATCGGCGGCGTCCACATTCGGCGCGGCGACATTCCCGCGGCGGCGCGTTATCACGTCGAAGCGCTCGAGCTGCAATGCGCCGTCGGCGATCGCGCCGGCGAAGCGGCGACGCGCAACTCGCTCGGCACCGTGCATTCGGTCGCAGGCGACATCGCGTCCGCGCTCGAGCAGTATCGCGCGGCGATCGATCTCTTCGAAGGGCTGGGCGACGCGAGCGGCGCGTCGGTTGCGACGCTGAACATCGGCTCCGCGCTGGGGTCGCTCGGCCAGTTCACCGAGTCGCTGGCGTATCACGAGCGGGCGCTGATGCACTATCTGCGCACGGGCGAATCGGTGAACGCCCTGCTGGCGCACAACAATGTCGGCTGGGCGCACGCACGGCTCGGCAATCGCGACTCGGCGCTCGAGCACTACGAGGCGGCATTGCATCTCGCGCGCGGCATGTCGGATAGCGAAGCCGAGATCTCGGTGCTCGAGAACATGGGGCGCCTGCATTACGACAAAGGCGACGCGGAGAACGCCCTGGGCATCTTCCGCCGCGTGCTCGTGATCAGCGAGGCGCAACGCGCGTCGGTTCACGAAGCCGAGGCGCATTTGCGAATCGGCGAATCGTTGGCGCGGCTCGGCGAGCATGAAGCGGCGCTGAGCGCGTTGAGTCTCGCGCTCGCGCGGGCGACGTCGTGCGGAGCGCATCAGCTGCTCTCCGAGGCGCACCGGGCGCTGGTGTCCGTCTACGAAGATCTCGGCGCGCCCGAAGCGGCGCTTTGTCACTACAAGACGTTTCATGCGCTGCGCGAAGAGTTGCATGGCGCCCAAGCCGAGCGTCGCGTGCTCAGCGTGATGCTGCAGGCGGAAGTGCGAGAGAAGGAGCGCGAGACCAACTTCCTGCGCGAGCGAAACGCCACGCTCGACGCCGCGAACGAAGAGAAGTCGCGCCTTCTGGCGCAGCTCGAGGCGCAGGCGGCGGAACTGGAGCGCGTGAGCCGCGAGGATGCGCTGACGGGGCTTCGCAATCGGCGCGATCTCGACGAGCGTCTGCCGCTCGAGTGGGAGCGCGCACGGCGGTTCAAGCACCCGTTGTCCGTGGCGCTGGCCGACGTCGATCACTTCAAGGCGATCAACGACAACCACTCGCATGCCACCGGCGACGCCGTGCTTCAGGCCGTCGCGCGGATCGTGCGCGAGCATACACGCAAGGTCGACGTGACGGCGCGCTACGGCGGCGAAGAGTTCGTGATTCTGCTCGTCGAAACACCGCTGTCGGGCGCGCTCACCGTCTGCGAGAACATTCGCGAAGCCGTGGCGAGCCACGACTGGTCGTCGATCGCGCCGGGGCTCGCGGTGACGATCAGCATCGGCATCGCGGCGGGCGACCATACGGCCAGCGCATCCGCGGCGATCGCCGACGCGGATGCGCTGCTGTACGTGGCAAAGCGATCGGGGCGCAACCGCGTCGTTTCGTAG
- a CDS encoding M50 family metallopeptidase: MPRKAPVWKAAVNVVLAVATIVLIIAVLLRVIPMIEHRPARHVPVLTIVAQFLLLMLLFPPVVLAHELGHAIAGTLAGWRLQSLFVGPWRFIREGRRARLVLHRSFFYYGGAAVVVPREWGTDERVRRSFRGMVAGGPLASFLTGIACIALLRALSPDSGVPKGGARFYLFVAGVMSFGIGIGTLLPIRQTRAIRNDGLQLLLTRPRRPLDPGIRLGALVLMLTERRPRDWTPEMLAVLAASAPAQREGFEYYHALDVGDVSRARATLQATLDRVSGVDGVPGARARQEAALEAAIFETAWRGDAPAGREWLSIGRDAQAWDPHAFALAQAAIHAAAGDATTAAHMLARGEREALQRIIARVDLLRAPLIERIRAMSAPALS; encoded by the coding sequence TTGCCGCGCAAAGCTCCGGTGTGGAAGGCGGCGGTCAACGTCGTGCTCGCGGTCGCGACGATCGTGCTCATCATCGCGGTCCTGTTGCGGGTCATTCCGATGATCGAGCATCGGCCGGCGCGCCATGTGCCCGTGTTGACGATCGTCGCGCAGTTTCTCCTGCTGATGTTGTTGTTCCCGCCCGTCGTGCTCGCGCACGAGTTGGGACACGCGATCGCCGGGACGCTTGCGGGGTGGCGGTTGCAAAGCCTGTTCGTGGGACCGTGGCGATTCATTCGTGAAGGCCGTCGCGCGCGGCTCGTGTTGCATCGATCGTTTTTCTACTACGGCGGTGCGGCCGTGGTGGTGCCGCGCGAGTGGGGAACCGACGAGCGCGTGCGCCGCTCGTTTCGCGGCATGGTCGCCGGCGGGCCGCTCGCGAGCTTCCTGACCGGGATCGCGTGCATCGCGCTCTTACGCGCGCTTTCGCCCGACTCCGGCGTGCCGAAAGGCGGCGCGCGGTTCTACCTGTTCGTTGCCGGCGTCATGTCGTTTGGCATTGGAATCGGCACGCTCCTCCCCATTCGGCAAACCAGAGCGATTCGCAACGACGGCCTGCAACTGTTGTTGACGCGCCCGCGCCGTCCGCTCGATCCAGGCATTCGCCTGGGCGCACTCGTGCTCATGCTCACGGAGCGCCGCCCGCGCGACTGGACGCCCGAAATGCTCGCGGTGCTCGCCGCCAGCGCGCCCGCCCAGCGTGAAGGATTCGAGTATTATCATGCGCTCGACGTGGGCGATGTGTCACGCGCCCGAGCCACGCTCCAGGCGACGCTCGACCGCGTCAGCGGCGTCGACGGCGTGCCCGGTGCGCGCGCCCGGCAGGAGGCCGCGTTGGAGGCGGCGATTTTCGAGACGGCGTGGCGTGGCGACGCGCCAGCCGGTCGCGAGTGGCTATCGATCGGGCGTGACGCACAGGCCTGGGATCCGCATGCCTTCGCGCTGGCACAGGCGGCGATTCACGCCGCGGCCGGCGACGCGACAACTGCCGCGCACATGCTCGCGCGCGGTGAGCGCGAGGCGCTGCAGCGAATCATCGCACGCGTAGACTTGCTGCGCGCTCCGCTCATCGAGCGCATACGCGCGATGAGTGCACCCGCTCTCTCGTGA
- a CDS encoding GAF domain-containing sensor histidine kinase, which translates to MTAPPSTAPNWLTAIGFFAMAALLAWLAVYLSRSRREARRAASLFESQMRDMAAQQAQLEVMATDLEESNVALAAASREAAVSRDAAVASEERLHLLDQASAALASSLDYETTVAAVAHLAVPHFADWCSVELLVDGTLRQIALAHADPERVKWAKALASKYPVDVDAPTGAPQVIRTGQPSLVRDVTEEMLVAGARDEEHLRILREVGLYSVMIVPMAARGTTLGAMTLVSSRPTRRFTDQDLTVALELARRAAMAIDNARLYRAALVANEAKANFLATMSHELRTPLTAIIGYQELLAEGIPGKVNDVQRQQLGRIKVSASHLLSLIDEILLYARVEAGKESVRIEPVVAKGVIDDAIAFITPTATARGLTIEAEGVDPALLLSTDGGKLRQMLLNLLANAVKFTVRGGVTVRAFAQGPSVVFEVRDTGIGIKHEDLGRIFDPFWQVNQHTTREVGGSGLGLSVTQRLAHLLGGALSVDSVPLSGSTFRITLPRNGQPLA; encoded by the coding sequence GTGACGGCACCTCCCAGCACAGCGCCGAACTGGTTGACCGCCATCGGGTTTTTCGCGATGGCGGCGCTGCTGGCATGGTTGGCCGTTTACCTGAGCCGATCGCGACGCGAGGCGCGCCGCGCCGCCAGCTTGTTCGAGTCGCAGATGCGCGACATGGCGGCACAGCAGGCGCAGCTCGAGGTGATGGCGACCGATCTGGAAGAGTCGAACGTCGCGCTGGCCGCCGCGAGCCGCGAGGCCGCCGTGTCGCGCGACGCCGCCGTCGCGAGCGAAGAACGATTGCACTTGCTCGACCAGGCGAGTGCCGCGCTCGCGTCGTCGCTCGACTACGAGACTACCGTCGCCGCCGTAGCGCACCTTGCCGTGCCGCACTTCGCGGATTGGTGCTCGGTCGAGCTGCTCGTCGACGGCACCCTGCGGCAGATCGCGCTCGCCCACGCCGATCCCGAACGCGTCAAATGGGCGAAAGCGCTCGCCAGCAAATACCCCGTCGACGTCGACGCGCCGACGGGCGCACCGCAGGTCATTCGCACCGGCCAGCCGAGCCTCGTTCGCGACGTCACCGAAGAGATGCTCGTGGCCGGCGCGCGCGACGAGGAACACCTCCGCATTCTGCGCGAAGTCGGCCTCTACTCGGTGATGATCGTTCCCATGGCCGCCCGCGGGACCACGCTTGGCGCGATGACGCTGGTCAGCTCCCGGCCCACGCGGCGATTCACCGACCAGGACCTCACCGTCGCACTCGAGTTGGCGCGCCGCGCCGCGATGGCGATCGACAACGCACGACTGTACCGCGCCGCCCTCGTCGCCAACGAAGCGAAGGCCAACTTCCTCGCGACGATGAGCCACGAGCTCCGAACACCGCTCACCGCGATCATCGGCTATCAGGAATTGCTCGCCGAAGGAATTCCTGGAAAGGTGAACGACGTCCAGCGCCAACAGCTTGGACGCATCAAGGTCAGCGCGTCACACCTGCTGTCGCTGATCGACGAAATCCTGCTCTACGCCCGCGTCGAAGCGGGGAAGGAGTCCGTACGCATCGAGCCCGTTGTCGCGAAGGGCGTGATCGACGATGCGATCGCCTTCATAACTCCCACGGCGACCGCACGAGGCCTCACGATCGAAGCCGAGGGTGTCGATCCCGCGCTATTGCTCAGCACCGACGGCGGCAAGCTGCGTCAGATGCTGCTCAATCTCCTCGCGAACGCGGTGAAGTTCACCGTGCGTGGCGGTGTTACGGTGCGCGCCTTCGCGCAGGGGCCGTCCGTTGTCTTCGAGGTGCGCGATACCGGTATCGGTATCAAGCACGAAGACCTGGGTCGCATCTTCGACCCGTTCTGGCAGGTGAATCAGCACACTACGCGAGAAGTGGGCGGCAGTGGACTTGGCTTGAGTGTCACGCAACGACTCGCGCATTTGCTCGGCGGCGCGCTGTCGGTCGACAGCGTGCCGCTTTCGGGAAGCACGTTTCGGATCACGCTGCCGCGCAACGGACAGCCATTGGCCTGA
- the rpiB gene encoding ribose 5-phosphate isomerase B, whose translation MKIAIGTDHAGFTLKQAVIDAIRAGGNEVVDCGAHSIDPADDYPDFAGAVARAILEGQAQRGVLICGSGVGASVAANKFTGIRAALCHDTFSAHQGVEDDAMNVLALGARVVGPSLAAELVTTFLGAKFSGAERHVRRLRKVEAFERERS comes from the coding sequence ATGAAGATTGCGATCGGCACCGACCACGCGGGGTTCACGCTCAAGCAAGCCGTGATAGACGCCATTCGCGCCGGCGGCAACGAGGTCGTCGATTGCGGCGCGCACTCGATCGATCCGGCGGACGACTATCCCGATTTCGCGGGCGCGGTCGCGCGCGCGATTCTCGAAGGGCAGGCGCAACGCGGCGTGTTGATCTGCGGCAGCGGCGTGGGCGCATCGGTCGCGGCGAACAAGTTCACCGGCATTCGCGCGGCGTTGTGCCACGACACGTTCTCGGCGCATCAGGGTGTGGAGGACGATGCGATGAACGTGCTCGCGCTGGGCGCGCGCGTCGTCGGCCCCTCGCTCGCCGCCGAGTTGGTCACGACCTTCCTGGGCGCGAAGTTCTCTGGCGCCGAGCGGCACGTTCGGCGGCTGCGCAAAGTGGAAGCCTTCGAGCGCGAACGATCCTGA
- a CDS encoding serine hydrolase translates to MAPLAVGRAQGPSRAAAVRLDSLKRSIGRRIAEVKDATVGVAFRDLGTGDTLYLNADDSFHAASTMKVPVMIELFRRVDAGTLSLDRPVPLANEFSSIVDASPFSLNPADDSDSSAYLRVGQQVPLRELIDRMITRSSNLATNALIELVGAKNANATAHQLGARNIKVLRGVEDDKAFRAGLNNTTTARDLAVLLEAIETGRAASRASCDSMRAILLQQEFNDEIPAGLPSGVKVAHKTGWITGVLHDAALVYPPNAKPYVLVVLTRDIPDQTVARALIADVSRLVYGYVSSSRGASGLR, encoded by the coding sequence ATGGCCCCACTGGCCGTCGGCCGGGCTCAAGGACCCAGCCGGGCGGCTGCCGTTCGCCTGGATTCCTTGAAAAGGAGCATCGGTCGGCGGATCGCCGAGGTTAAGGATGCAACGGTAGGTGTTGCATTTCGTGATCTTGGTACGGGCGACACGCTCTATTTGAACGCCGACGACAGCTTCCATGCGGCGAGCACCATGAAGGTCCCGGTCATGATCGAGCTGTTCCGGCGGGTGGATGCCGGAACGCTGTCGCTGGACCGGCCGGTCCCGCTCGCCAACGAATTTTCCTCGATAGTTGACGCGTCACCTTTCTCGCTCAACCCGGCGGACGACTCCGACAGCTCGGCGTACCTGCGCGTCGGCCAACAGGTCCCTCTGCGCGAGTTGATCGACCGCATGATCACGCGGTCCAGCAACCTGGCGACGAACGCCCTCATCGAGCTGGTCGGCGCGAAGAACGCGAACGCGACAGCCCACCAGCTTGGCGCTCGCAACATCAAGGTTCTGCGCGGCGTGGAAGACGACAAGGCGTTTCGTGCTGGACTCAACAACACGACGACGGCGCGCGATCTCGCGGTGCTGCTCGAGGCCATCGAGACGGGACGCGCCGCATCGCGCGCGAGCTGCGACAGCATGCGCGCGATTCTCCTGCAGCAGGAATTCAACGACGAGATTCCCGCCGGCCTTCCCAGCGGCGTGAAAGTCGCGCACAAGACCGGGTGGATCACCGGCGTGCTGCACGACGCCGCCCTCGTGTATCCACCGAACGCCAAGCCGTACGTGCTCGTGGTGCTCACACGCGACATCCCCGATCAAACAGTTGCGCGAGCGCTGATCGCCGATGTGTCGCGGCTGGTGTACGGCTACGTGTCCTCCAGCCGCGGAGCGAGCGGACTACGATGA
- a CDS encoding transglycosylase SLT domain-containing protein — protein MTAPATAPAPDSVTVSTTDVARRATEVFGGDSVPAASAPVDSAMGPSWDISVREYESTDRVEHYVRVFSGQAKERIEARLERGTRYEPMIRAKMREGGLPEDMYYLALIESGFDPNAYSRAAAVGMWQFMTSTGRDMGLRVDWWIDERRDPVKSTTAAVRFIKGLRDQFGSLYLAAAAYNGGPGRVARGLSRYADDLEGTSGEDLFFALAEKDYLRNETREYVPQLIAAALIAKEPARYGMKFGTLPPFAYDSTRVGSGTPLAAIAQASNATVEAIRELNPQVLRGVTPPRDSTWIRLPQGAADSFAVRFADLPKSTRVGLFTLESRKGQTLDVIAEKNGVSARALELYNPSLKRLKSGRLVPGQSVLVPTPAVASAASSVPDPSIERFGGASSKTIAVHVVKSGETLSGIAKKYKTTTAMLMKRNGLRKPLIFPGQSLVVTGAASRGRVAAKTNKKSVKSATASRKAASAKKSAPAKKAVAATKKRHAKKAAR, from the coding sequence GTGACCGCGCCCGCGACTGCGCCCGCGCCGGACAGCGTCACGGTGAGCACGACGGATGTCGCGCGCCGAGCGACGGAGGTGTTTGGCGGCGATAGTGTGCCTGCCGCGAGTGCACCCGTCGACTCCGCGATGGGGCCGTCGTGGGACATCTCGGTGCGTGAGTACGAGTCGACCGACCGCGTCGAGCATTACGTGCGCGTGTTCAGTGGCCAGGCCAAGGAGCGCATCGAAGCACGCCTCGAGCGCGGCACGCGTTACGAGCCGATGATTCGCGCCAAGATGCGCGAAGGCGGCTTGCCCGAAGACATGTATTATCTCGCGCTCATCGAGAGCGGTTTCGATCCGAACGCGTACTCGCGCGCCGCGGCGGTGGGGATGTGGCAGTTCATGACGTCCACGGGCCGCGACATGGGTCTGCGCGTGGATTGGTGGATCGACGAGCGCCGCGATCCCGTGAAGTCGACCACGGCCGCGGTGCGGTTCATCAAAGGACTCCGCGATCAATTCGGCTCGTTGTACCTCGCGGCGGCGGCGTACAACGGCGGCCCCGGACGCGTCGCGCGCGGGTTGAGCCGCTACGCGGACGACCTCGAGGGCACGTCGGGCGAAGATCTCTTCTTCGCCTTGGCGGAAAAGGATTATCTGCGCAACGAGACGCGCGAGTACGTGCCGCAGTTGATCGCCGCGGCGTTGATCGCGAAGGAGCCGGCGCGGTACGGCATGAAGTTCGGCACGCTGCCGCCGTTCGCGTACGATTCGACGCGCGTCGGCAGCGGCACGCCGCTCGCGGCGATCGCGCAGGCGTCGAACGCGACCGTCGAAGCGATTCGCGAGCTGAATCCACAGGTATTGCGTGGCGTGACGCCGCCGCGCGACTCGACGTGGATTCGCCTGCCCCAGGGTGCGGCCGACAGCTTCGCCGTTCGCTTCGCCGATCTTCCAAAGAGCACCCGGGTCGGTCTCTTCACGCTCGAGTCCAGGAAGGGCCAGACGCTCGACGTCATCGCCGAGAAGAACGGCGTCTCCGCGCGGGCGTTAGAGCTTTATAATCCGTCGCTCAAGCGGCTGAAGAGCGGACGCCTCGTACCTGGCCAGAGTGTGCTCGTGCCGACCCCCGCGGTCGCGTCGGCGGCGTCCTCGGTGCCCGATCCGTCGATCGAACGTTTCGGCGGCGCAAGCTCGAAGACCATCGCGGTTCACGTCGTGAAGTCGGGCGAGACGCTCAGCGGGATCGCAAAAAAGTACAAGACCACGACCGCGATGTTGATGAAGCGCAACGGGCTGCGGAAGCCGTTGATTTTCCCGGGCCAGTCACTCGTGGTGACCGGCGCGGCGTCGAGAGGTAGAGTGGCCGCGAAGACGAATAAGAAAAGTGTGAAGTCGGCGACCGCCTCCAGGAAAGCCGCCTCGGCGAAGAAAAGCGCACCGGCGAAGAAAGCCGTGGCCGCGACGAAGAAGCGGCACGCGAAGAAGGCAGCCCGCTAG
- a CDS encoding lytic transglycosylase domain-containing protein yields the protein MTTIVIASRKSTPANAEPVAAEDHGGLFSLGSGTTSRKLRSELESTQGELNLVRAQFERADKIIQYSTKYGIPAGMAGKVFDASLREGIDPELAFRLVRLESEFNEHAISKVGAVGLTQLMPSTAKLYEKNVSRDQLFHGETNLRIGMRYLRNLIDLYHGNVRLALLAYNRGEDAVTRDVHAGVNPGNGYDRWVMKDYKGKGLLQN from the coding sequence GTGACGACCATTGTCATCGCGAGCCGCAAGTCCACTCCGGCGAACGCCGAACCCGTGGCGGCCGAGGACCATGGCGGGCTCTTTTCGCTGGGGTCGGGTACGACATCTCGGAAGCTGCGCTCGGAGCTGGAGTCGACTCAGGGAGAGCTGAATCTCGTCCGCGCCCAATTTGAGCGGGCCGACAAGATCATTCAGTACTCGACCAAGTACGGAATCCCGGCAGGAATGGCAGGAAAGGTGTTCGATGCGTCGTTGCGGGAAGGAATCGATCCCGAGCTGGCCTTCCGCCTGGTGCGGTTGGAGAGCGAATTCAACGAGCATGCGATCAGCAAGGTGGGCGCGGTCGGTCTGACGCAGCTCATGCCCAGTACGGCGAAGTTGTATGAAAAGAACGTCAGCCGCGATCAGCTCTTTCATGGCGAGACCAATCTCCGGATTGGGATGCGCTATCTGAGAAACCTGATCGATCTGTACCATGGCAACGTTCGTCTCGCCCTGCTGGCCTACAATCGAGGGGAAGACGCCGTAACGCGTGACGTGCACGCCGGGGTAAATCCCGGGAACGGGTACGACCGTTGGGTGATGAAGGATTACAAGGGAAAGGGATTGTTGCAGAACTAG
- the moaC gene encoding cyclic pyranopterin monophosphate synthase MoaC, whose amino-acid sequence MSDKKLSHVADSGEARMVDVSGKPETQRVARATGLIRMRAATLGAIVKAEVKKGDVLGVARVAGVMAAKKTSDLIPLCHPLGLTDVQVQLTPDQSLPGVRAEVTVRTNGRTGVEMEALTAVSVALLTVYDMAKALDKGMEIADISLAQKSGGTGGEYSRVDGMVPAP is encoded by the coding sequence ATGTCAGATAAAAAATTGTCTCACGTCGCCGACTCCGGCGAAGCGCGGATGGTCGACGTTTCGGGCAAGCCCGAGACCCAGCGAGTGGCCCGCGCGACCGGCCTCATTCGCATGCGGGCGGCGACGCTCGGGGCCATCGTGAAGGCCGAGGTCAAGAAGGGCGACGTGCTGGGTGTGGCGCGCGTGGCTGGGGTGATGGCGGCAAAAAAGACGTCGGATTTGATACCGCTCTGCCACCCGCTGGGGTTGACCGACGTTCAGGTGCAGCTGACGCCCGATCAATCGCTCCCTGGTGTTCGCGCCGAGGTGACGGTGCGCACAAATGGTCGGACAGGCGTGGAAATGGAGGCACTCACGGCGGTGTCTGTCGCTTTATTGACTGTGTACGACATGGCGAAGGCGTTGGATAAGGGCATGGAGATCGCCGATATATCGTTGGCCCAGAAGTCAGGTGGAACTGGCGGCGAATATTCAAGAGTTGATGGCATGGTGCCTGCCCCCTAA
- a CDS encoding O-acetyl-ADP-ribose deacetylase produces MTVFALHAIGNPTGTRMIEIIRGDITKLAVDAIVNAANSALAGGGGVDGAIHRAAGPDLMRELSRYDGCPTGGAVLTKGYHLPARYVIHAVGPVWHGGSRGEPELLAKAYESSFARAREAGDVRSIAFPAISTGVYGYPKPAAAAIAVRVMRAHEDEFARIVACMFDAENLSLYTHLLGGNKTENDQI; encoded by the coding sequence ATGACCGTATTCGCTTTGCACGCGATCGGCAACCCAACGGGCACGCGCATGATCGAGATTATTCGGGGCGACATCACCAAGCTCGCGGTCGATGCGATCGTCAACGCGGCGAACAGCGCGCTCGCCGGCGGTGGTGGCGTTGACGGCGCGATCCATCGGGCGGCGGGGCCGGATCTGATGCGAGAGCTTTCGCGGTACGACGGCTGCCCGACCGGCGGCGCGGTGCTGACGAAAGGATATCATCTGCCCGCGAGGTATGTGATTCACGCGGTCGGCCCCGTGTGGCATGGTGGGAGCCGCGGCGAACCGGAGCTGCTCGCGAAGGCGTACGAGTCGTCGTTCGCGCGGGCGCGTGAGGCGGGCGATGTGCGGTCGATCGCGTTTCCGGCGATCTCGACGGGGGTGTACGGGTATCCAAAGCCTGCGGCCGCGGCGATTGCGGTGCGGGTGATGCGGGCGCACGAAGACGAGTTCGCGCGGATCGTGGCGTGCATGTTCGACGCAGAGAATCTCTCCCTGTACACGCACCTCCTCGGCGGCAACAAAACGGAGAACGACCAGATCTGA
- a CDS encoding P1 family peptidase produces MHRHALPSLFSPLIALSFMTAVTCSANAQRARARDLGVKPGVFAPGKLNAITDVDGVRVGQTTVIIGDSVRTGVTAILPHGGNLYQDRVPAALHVGNGFGKITGVTQLRELGELETPILLTCTLCVWKAADAMVGYLLEQPGMNTVRSINPVVAETNDGTLNEIRARPITPDNVRSAITSASSGPVAEGAVGAGTGTIAFGWKGGIGTSSRVLPQSLGGFTVGVLVQTNFGGILQILGAPVGKELGQYAFQHEAQSPGDRGDGSCVMVVATDAPLSDRNLERLAARAIMGLSRTGSSAANGSGDYVLAFSTSTKVRRAFNAQRLQTEELANEQMSGLFQATVEATEEAIYNSLFMATTTTANGHTIQALPLDQVRAILEKYHVADR; encoded by the coding sequence ATGCATCGGCATGCGCTTCCGTCATTGTTCTCGCCGCTCATCGCCCTCTCGTTCATGACCGCGGTGACCTGCTCCGCCAACGCGCAACGTGCTCGTGCGCGCGACTTGGGCGTCAAACCCGGCGTGTTTGCACCAGGCAAACTCAATGCAATCACCGACGTCGATGGCGTGCGCGTCGGTCAGACGACGGTGATCATCGGCGACTCGGTACGCACCGGCGTCACGGCGATTCTTCCGCACGGCGGCAACCTGTATCAGGACCGCGTGCCGGCCGCGCTCCACGTCGGCAACGGCTTCGGCAAGATCACCGGCGTCACGCAGCTCCGCGAGCTCGGCGAGCTCGAGACGCCGATTCTGCTCACCTGCACGCTGTGCGTCTGGAAGGCGGCCGACGCCATGGTCGGTTATCTCCTCGAGCAGCCCGGCATGAACACCGTTCGGTCGATCAATCCGGTGGTGGCCGAGACGAATGATGGAACGCTGAATGAGATTCGCGCGCGGCCGATCACGCCCGACAACGTTCGCAGCGCGATCACATCGGCGTCGAGCGGACCGGTTGCGGAAGGCGCCGTGGGAGCGGGAACCGGGACGATCGCGTTCGGATGGAAAGGCGGCATCGGCACGTCGTCGCGCGTGCTGCCGCAATCGCTCGGCGGCTTTACCGTCGGCGTGCTCGTGCAAACCAACTTCGGCGGCATTCTCCAGATCCTCGGCGCCCCGGTGGGGAAGGAGCTCGGGCAGTACGCGTTTCAGCACGAGGCGCAGTCGCCGGGCGATCGCGGCGATGGATCGTGCGTGATGGTCGTCGCGACCGATGCGCCGCTGTCGGATCGCAACCTCGAGCGTCTGGCCGCGCGCGCGATCATGGGCCTGTCGCGCACGGGCTCGTCGGCCGCGAACGGATCCGGCGATTACGTGCTCGCGTTCTCGACGAGCACCAAGGTACGTCGCGCGTTCAACGCGCAGCGGTTGCAGACCGAGGAATTGGCGAACGAGCAGATGTCCGGATTGTTCCAGGCGACCGTGGAAGCGACGGAAGAGGCGATCTACAACTCGCTCTTCATGGCGACGACGACCACCGCGAACGGCCACACGATCCAGGCGCTGCCGCTCGACCAGGTGCGCGCGATATTAGAGAAGTATCATGTCGCGGATCGATGA
- a CDS encoding transcriptional regulator, which yields MAKPQRGRRADAHDKDAVAAPLRTVRGKAAAEGPLALDRLIHERLRLGILSALAVNESLSFNDLKKLMQTTDGNLSVHARKLEEAGYIACAKSFEGRMPKTEYTITAPGRRALERYLDHMEALIKLTRG from the coding sequence GTGGCTAAGCCGCAACGCGGACGGCGTGCCGACGCGCACGACAAGGACGCCGTCGCCGCGCCGCTGCGCACGGTGCGCGGCAAGGCCGCGGCCGAAGGACCGCTCGCGCTCGACCGCCTCATTCACGAACGCCTGCGCCTCGGAATCCTGAGCGCGCTCGCCGTGAACGAGTCGCTCAGCTTCAACGATCTCAAAAAGCTGATGCAGACGACGGACGGCAACTTGAGCGTGCACGCGCGCAAGCTCGAGGAAGCCGGCTACATCGCGTGCGCCAAGTCCTTCGAAGGGCGCATGCCCAAAACCGAATACACGATTACCGCCCCCGGGCGGCGAGCGCTCGAACGCTATCTCGATCACATGGAAGCGCTCATCAAGTTGACGCGCGGCTGA